A DNA window from Thiobacillus denitrificans ATCC 25259 contains the following coding sequences:
- the ggt gene encoding gamma-glutamyltransferase: MNRFLLWLLLSLVASPLRAAPDGVVAVSHPAAAAAGARMLATGGNAVDAAAAVQFALNVVEPQSSGIGGGGFMLIHLAKTGETVIVDSRERAPAASRADMFAPGGAPMAFPLASTSGLAVGVPGTVRGVDTALRRWGTMALADTLAPAIELAAGGFRVNRFLAADIADDGGRTAIHPETAAIFRPGGVPLAEGDWLVQPDLARTLRLIATGGPKVFYEGPLARAIVEAQQRTRGELGEPGRGRMAIADLRDYTAAIRRPLTGQYRGWTVASMPPPSSGGLTLLQTLGLLERFPLGDTTQGYGFGSAKTVHLMIEAMRLAFADRAVWIGDDDARALPQAALLHPQYQAARAALIDPARRIEQASAGDPTRWAPAATKAPQRIRSRAESPQTTHFSIVDRWGNVVSYTSTIEYTWGAGITVPGYGFLLNNELTDFNFVPSADSATGNPGANDVAPGRRPRSSMAPTLLLKNGRPVAAYGSPGGATIINSVLNMTLNLVDHGMTPGQAIAAPRVSVTSAAGKVACEGGEDFMQPRLSIAVQDRLRALGHVGLGEAGTDGCQGRIGSVQAVVVDLTSGAQYGAADPRREGTVIRVGPGAPLAP, from the coding sequence ATGAACCGCTTTTTGCTCTGGCTGCTCCTCAGCCTCGTCGCGTCCCCGCTGCGCGCCGCGCCTGACGGGGTCGTCGCCGTTTCCCATCCGGCCGCGGCCGCCGCCGGCGCGCGCATGCTCGCCACGGGCGGCAACGCCGTCGACGCCGCCGCGGCGGTGCAGTTCGCGTTGAACGTGGTCGAGCCGCAGTCGTCCGGCATCGGCGGCGGCGGCTTCATGCTGATTCATCTCGCCAAGACCGGCGAGACCGTCATCGTCGACTCGCGCGAGCGCGCACCGGCTGCGTCCCGCGCCGACATGTTCGCGCCCGGCGGCGCGCCGATGGCGTTTCCGCTCGCCTCGACGAGCGGGCTTGCGGTCGGCGTGCCGGGTACCGTGCGCGGCGTCGACACGGCGCTGCGCCGTTGGGGCACGATGGCGCTCGCCGACACGCTCGCCCCCGCGATCGAACTCGCCGCGGGCGGCTTTCGCGTCAACCGCTTTCTCGCTGCCGACATCGCCGACGACGGCGGGCGGACAGCCATCCATCCGGAAACCGCTGCGATCTTTCGGCCCGGCGGCGTGCCGTTGGCCGAGGGCGACTGGCTGGTGCAGCCCGATCTTGCGCGCACGCTCAGACTCATTGCGACAGGTGGGCCAAAGGTTTTTTACGAGGGTCCGCTCGCGCGCGCGATCGTCGAAGCCCAGCAACGGACACGCGGCGAGTTGGGCGAGCCCGGCCGCGGACGCATGGCAATCGCCGACCTGCGCGACTACACGGCCGCGATCCGGCGTCCGCTCACGGGGCAGTACCGCGGCTGGACCGTGGCGAGCATGCCACCCCCGTCCTCGGGCGGCCTGACGTTGCTGCAGACGCTGGGCCTGCTCGAGCGCTTTCCGCTCGGCGATACGACACAGGGTTACGGCTTCGGCAGCGCGAAAACGGTGCACCTCATGATCGAAGCGATGCGCCTCGCCTTCGCCGACCGCGCCGTCTGGATCGGCGACGACGACGCACGCGCCCTGCCCCAGGCCGCGCTGCTGCATCCGCAGTACCAGGCCGCACGCGCCGCGCTCATCGATCCGGCGCGACGCATCGAACAGGCAAGCGCCGGCGACCCGACACGCTGGGCCCCCGCGGCAACCAAGGCGCCGCAACGCATCCGTAGCAGGGCGGAAAGTCCGCAGACGACCCATTTCTCGATCGTCGACCGCTGGGGCAACGTCGTGAGCTATACGAGCACGATCGAATACACCTGGGGCGCGGGCATCACCGTGCCGGGCTACGGCTTTCTGCTCAACAACGAACTGACCGATTTCAATTTCGTGCCGAGCGCCGACAGCGCGACCGGCAATCCCGGCGCCAACGACGTCGCGCCCGGCAGACGTCCGCGATCGAGCATGGCACCGACGCTGCTTCTGAAAAACGGGCGTCCGGTCGCGGCCTACGGCTCGCCGGGCGGCGCGACGATCATCAACTCGGTGCTCAACATGACGCTCAATCTCGTCGACCACGGCATGACGCCGGGTCAGGCGATCGCCGCGCCGCGCGTCTCGGTCACGAGCGCTGCAGGCAAAGTCGCCTGCGAGGGCGGCGAGGATTTCATGCAGCCGCGCCTGAGCATCGCGGTGCAGGACCGCCTTCGCGCGCTCGGACACGTCGGACTGGGAGAAGCCGGGACGGACGGCTGTCAGGGGAGGATCGGTTCGGTGCAGGCGGTCGTCGTCGACCTGACCAGTGGCGCGCAGTACGGCGCCGCCGATCCGCGCCGCGAAGGTACGGTGATCCGGGTAGGTCCCGGCGCGCCCCTCGCGCCCTGA